The nucleotide window caaatttacaagggtataagtaAATACCTGTATAAAAAGTTAGTGTAGTCTTatcaacagcagctcactctgctgctttctccttattcctatctgcgatagcaaaagaagctatcgctgagtatattttactcagtggtgcacaacaaaatttaaaaaactgAACATAAACCATTCAATGCCAAATCATAATGTAAACATTACATGATTACATTTCACAAAatccaaatcacatttataacaaatcacaatttaaatatttcacaattttcaaaacttaatataacacaaatttgatcaaataatttaataaacaaagTGTTgtcaattaataacacaatttaggccatgacaaaaaatttccaaacatgccgtgttgtacaccacgacaaggcaaactcaccccgctaatcgaaattaatgagggaggtggctatctagctaatgagtactcatccaaattcacctcagactggcaagctagagagggagaaatataattaaatatcaaactcaacccaacaagtggaggaggaatatagtaaggaactgccatgccaagtgtgaataaaaaacaatttaaaactatgatgttcaattataattgatacaacaatcaaacaaacttcatttcaaatatcaatttctaaagtaggcaacacacaaattctcaaataaaatttccaaggccataaccaaattcaaaaccatattgttcaaatattttatacaaatcaataaataatttttattttaaatttccattgtaaaataggcaacacaatattctcgaaattcataatgaacaaaacacattcacaatgtataacaaatcaattttcattataaaaactataatttaaaaatttttatgtacAAATCTgatgtgagttgcctctaggaTTTGActtagtttgccctatccttttccatatctttttcaactgaaacatgtaatttatagtatttcagtatcttatctcataacaaatccaataattttatttcatatttatttaattgtatcTCTACATAGGCCTAAATTGGCATTTTCTAAACTTTACATTTCAggattactattcatggtactattccagtcaaaatattgactttcttatgcttaataggtatgtggatTCCAATTACATCCACATAacacattttgggtgcctaatttgttggttttggttgccatttcaatttttaagtctcctaagagaaaattcaattttttcagttttggtgccttgtTTTGCATTGTTCCATTAGTCTAATTTCTATGGAAATTTGGCTacgtgtccttcatcaaagttgttccttattgtcttatctttaattctctttttgaatcactccatttagagttttttagcctaaGATATGACCATTTAACTAAGGTTGGGCGGATTGGTGTtaaccagaatttctgggcattttactggttctagcagttttggacaATTAATTTTTGGTGGCAAAAAAacttagttatgggcagaatttaggttagtgttcttcataaaagttgtagttctatgtcatatctttctaattttacaaaaatcaggtcatttggtcatttttgtacagtggcagtgcacattatccggatttaacctaattgttcactatctaaatgtcattttccGAGCATGgtctctaaatgaaaattgtgtctttatgtgtctaatttcattcccaattggtttcataccaattgggttagcaaaatttcagttttggtccctgaaaaggacctaggttaAACTGCCAGATTGAGACCcttcactaatccgaattgcacttcattttcactcattcaaacacattccaaATGACTCAAAATGACCATTTCAAACCTTAATTAAGTCAAAATACATCAATTTActaatttctcaaattttctcctcaaaaccctaagggtcaagaaccctaattatgcaATTCATGCAACTAATGAGACTAAGGTGTACAATCAACATCTATACACTAATCTAAGCTTAAATATacttttaatttcatcaaactgAATCAAACCCTAGTGGATCTAATGGTGGCCGAAATTTTTCCATGGTTCAATTCATAGAATTTTTCAAagttttcataaaattttatcaaGCATAACTTAAGTTCAATCAATTTTTATTAAAGAAGAGGATTAAATTACTTACCTCACTTGAAGAATTTCAAACTTCTTAAATCCTTCacctttcttcaatttctttctccCTATCTTCTTTTCAAgagtaatttaaaaattttctaggGTTCAAAGTTAAAAATTATGGGAGAAtttcaagttattcaagcttgaataactcatcAATGGTAGAATTTCATGGAGGTGAGAGAGAGAAGTGGGAGAGGAGAAAGTGCCACggcaaaaaagaaaatgaagatagaaaattggcttttttttttttttttaattttgtacaTTTGACTTTTATTTGTGTGCAATTATCCACCTTTTTCCATAattaagaaattttaattattatctcATGGTGATGTCACTATAATGATATCataattctctttttaatttcttttcttttcctttgttttcttcatacttctttaatttaatttcatatttcaaaatttttatttctcagactttattggatagttaggtcatgagtcacctctaggggtgaattgaccaatttgtcccTCGCCGgattgatccggtttgcaaataatctggTATTTCTTTCggagtcctgacctaattatttaccctacttatcaactcttttctgtgattttctcttttctactaggTTCGCAATATTCcttaggactgcggcgtcacattttttaGTTCAGAATTCGGATTAaaactgacctcgtagtcacttcccgggaaggtcacctatcgctgtgaccctcgactcatttaactttttgtgctttatttttcttatttatacttaaccttctagcactcactatttattttcattaagggattttctaggtgtcttaaacatagttctaattctcttaattgtccggatcgacaccgatcaccggaacagtaaattaCACATagttatgcatataggggtgttataatactTGTCATGTTTTAAGCGAAAGTCATGTCATGTATGAGCTAGGCATATTGGATTTGGGGAGTCACTGGTGACAAGTACATCTTACGTAAAATGTTTGTGATATGAAAACCCATTtggatgatgcattgcatatgtatgaaatgaataatataattaatgttggttagtttactcactaagcttgTTTAAACTTACCCTTTCCCCCCCAACTCTCAGATGCAGGTTTGCAAGATTAAAAGAGATATTTGAAGAGAGGGCATCAGAGATAGTTTGAGTGCTTTTCTTTATGTATGATGCATGGATAGACAGAcatataaaatatgaatggatAGTATTGTGCTGATAATTATAGAAAAAATTAAAGATATGTAATATTCTAAGtatgaatgatgatgttaatattATGTTAACTCTTGGGGGAGTGTAAATATTAAATCATTATGCTTGAGAGCTTATATATGTAAAAGTTCAAATTATGAACCACTTTTATGTTAAAGATATTTATTTATGGATGAAAAGATTCAAGTATAATGGTTTGTAATACATTTAAGCATTAATAGTACAAGTGTTAAAGGTATATTCATATATTTTAGACTTATTATGGATTTCGATAGTCTTAAACTGGCTCAATTTCTAGTTTTGATAACGGCCTTAACTTTATCATTACTAACTCTTTTGTTTCTCATTTATCGATTTTTAATTATTAGACTATTGATTAAATTGACAAAAAATGGACACAGGaccaaataattaatgaaattaaatgtgaattaaaTTATATGTTTTGAGAATATGAGAATCAAGCCATTGATTTTAACATAATCAAAGGAGTAAATTAGTAATTTACCCATATATTAaacttaataatttattttcaaaaatattaaaattaaagaattaaataataaactACCCATAATTAGGAAAGCCGGCGACGGTGCCTAATTTGTTCTTTCGCTTCCCACGGAGCAGCCGCAGCATCGTCTTCTCAGATCTGTCTCCCTCGTCactgagaaagagagagaaaacagAGGTCTCTTTGCCGTTGACATGGCGATTAGggtttttcttatttccctttTATTCTTGTCGACCACAATCACTACCTTTTCACTTTACGAAGATCAAGTAGGCCTCATGGACTGGTGAGCTCCCAATTTTACTTGATTTAACTTCCGTTTGGTTCTCTAGAAAAATCGCAGAAAATAGTAAAGAAAACTTTCTCATATGGCACCTGTATCGCGTTACGTAACTTCGATTTCTATACCTTCTCTGGAATTCGCTGAATCCTAACGGAGTTCGTTGCCTTTGTTCTATTATTGAACTCAACCTTATTAGTAATTGAACTTCGCTTTTTATGATGTATCATCATCGACCTGCTGAATACTCAGATTCTTAGTTCAATCCTAATGTAGGCATCAACAATACATAGGGAAAGTGAAGGACGCAGTATTCCATACACAGAAGACTGGTAGAAAGCGCGTTGTTGTTTCCACTGAAGAGAATGTTATAGCTTCCCTTGATCTTCGGCATGGCGAGATTTGTAAGTCGTAGTTGTGTTTTATGATTTTATGTAATTGGGGAGAGACTCTTTGTTCTATTAGCTAGTAGTTTGGAATGGTTAGTTTTGATGTACAGGTAAATTTTCTATTTTCTTATACATGTTTATATTTGTTGTTGAAAGCTAATTGATGTTTTGTTTATGCAGTTTGGAGGCATGTTCTTGGGAGCAATGATGCTATCGACAGAATTGATATTGCCTTGGGGAAATGTAATTAAGTTCATATCTATAATTGCTTTTGTTGTTTACCAAGTTGTGTAAATGAATGATTTCATTCTTGAGCATATAGTTGCTTGATCATAAGTGGAGCTTGTCCTATAAGAATATAGTTTTACTTGATTGTGGTTTTAATGGGATGCATTTTTATAGGGATGATACGAGTCTAATATTGATTAGTATGGTTGTTAAGCTTTAGAACAGTTATTCTAAACTGATGTATAAAAAGAACTCTTAGGGACTTGTAAAGGTGTATTGATTGAATGAAATATTGCATTTCTGTAAATCTCTTCTTCCCCTGTAATGCTTATGTGTTCTTCCCTTTCTAGTTCAATTCTTCCTTTGGTTTGCATCAATGGTGTCAGAGATGCAGACTAATATCTTGagactcttttctttttctctgagttcttcttccttcttctcttTCTAATTCTTTCTTTTCTGAAACTGTAAGCATCATTCTGCTGATTCTTTTCCCTGGTTATTCTTCCTCTTCCATTCTTGAACCTGGGGTTCTTCCCTCTCACCTGTTCTCAAAGTTTTCTGTTCTCTTTGTTTCTTGGTTACCAAACCATCTATCAAGATTCATCTACGTTTCTCTTATTGTATCCCTAAATTCACACCcatttaattacataaaattccTGCCCAATTGATTACACGAAACCCTCCCATGGATGTTCATCTATCAGTCACAAAGACTTCATCAGAAATTGAATGATTGAAGGTGCAAGGGCTTGTGCTTGTGGTGTGATGAGCAATTTACTGCTAACCATGATTGTGACAAGGCACCATTTATGTTGAGTATCATAAATGACATTGTAGATGAAGaaggtgatgatgaaaatagcaaGGAATTGCAGCAAATCCAAGAAAATATTCCTACCATTGATGATAATGTTCAACAAGATTGGCCATCAGTAGCAAATGTTTTTGTCGTCAATGGCAATGTTCAACAAGAGTGCCCACCAATCTTTCAGCCTCTTGAATATTCTAAATGGAATGAAGAAGGCCAAGATTCTGAGAATTCAACCTTTTCCTTGCTTCAGATATCACTTTCGGAtgatcaaaatttttcaaagatGGAAAATCATGCAACTGTGCCTTTGCTTTTGGTTTGCCTAGTGCAAGAAATTCATGACGTGGAAAAGCCATCAATTCCTGCTGAGAATCTTCCACTTTGTACCACTAAGCTAAGCCTAATGAAGTTTGGGTTAATATCCTTGATAAGAGATGCGAGGGGCTTTGCCAATTGGATAAGCCAAAATGCGAGGTTTCAACTTCTTGGATATCCATGATATAGCTAGATTAGTTAGAGGTGCCTATGCGGGGAAAGAGTTGGGAATCAGTTTCTTATCTCACAATTATGCAGTTGATAGcaatttttatttgtttaagaATGTTTTAGATTCATTTGTTGGTAGTGAAATGGATGCGATGGATCATTATGAACAAAATTTTAGAGTATGCACACTTCAAGAATCTAGATACTGGTCTTCACTATTTTCCTAAGGTATCAAATTGGATTTTGGAGAATGCTTATCCATATTATATGCTGAGGGTTCATTTGGGAAAGATTAGATGCAAGATGAAACAACTATTAAATCATGATTCCATTGGGCATTTGAACAAGATCAAATGCAAGATGAAGAAGATGTTCTAGAAAATTTTATTGTTCCCTTCAGGTTCCATTAGCAGAGACTTCTTAGACCTTAGAGTTTGTTTTCAATTTTCCTTCCTTGAGGGCAAGGAAGCTTGAGGGGGAGGTATTGATATGTGTCTGATACTGTTTAGTACGGGTTGTTAAGCTTTAGAGCAGTTATTCTAAACTGATGTAAATCTTGCATTCTTCGCTGTAAATCTCTTCTTCCCCTATAATTCTTTTGTGTTCTTCCCTTTCTAGTTCAATTCTTGCTTTGGTTTGCATCAAGGGATTATGGTCAATCTAGGATTCTTTTGGCCATCAACCTTTCAATTTGGTGTTATAATGGCCGGTGATATTCTTTGTGATTCCATaaatccttcttttttttttttttctctttagcgTGACCACTGTATAAAATACTGAAATGTCATCGCGCCTTAAAGTTTTTAGTTTATTGAGattcaagaaaacaaaattaGTACTCTGGTTTGCTGAATGGTGGTTTGTATTATGTACACATATATTAATGCATTTTGTTGAGCTAATTACAACATTTGTTCATGATTTTATCATATGTGGAGCATTGCTTATGGTATTATTATTTTGTCTAGACATTATTTTTTTCCTTCTGGTGTACCCTGGAAGGAATGAGCATTTGACTGTTCTAGTTATCCAGATTCTTAAATCTTCTACCTCATTTTCTCAGACGTCATTACCCTTTCATCAGAGGGGAGTATTCTAAGAGCATGGAATCTTCCTGATGGGCAGATGGTGTGGGAATCATTTCTTAAGGGCCCAAATCACTCAAAATCGTTATTGTTGGTGCCGGTTAGTAAATGAATTTTTTATTGGTTACCTAATACAATCTCTCAGAGATACGATGATCGTTGAATTGCAGTTAATGAGCAATTTTATGAGGTCTTCCtgctatatatatattgttttccAATTACAATCAAACATATCTTGGATCATTTGCAAAATCAGTCATCAGATAATGCTGAGATCATTTGTCATAATGTACTTACTGTGATGAAAACTTAATTTTCTCCCATTTGTTGTTAGCATAATTCACCCTCTTTGGAGGATCTCAGTTCTTCTTTCAAGTCTGCTCTTATACATCATGCTTTCTATAAATTTTCATAACAATTCGTGGTTAACTAAGGTTTCTATCTCCAGACAAGCTTGAAAGTTGACAAGGACAATGTGATTATTGTGTTTGGTAAAGGAGGCCTCCATGCTGTTTCTAGCATACATGGCGAGATTCTCTGGCAGAAGGATTTTGCTGCTGAAAGGTTTGCCCAATTTGAAGTATTATGTGTTAAGTGTTGTTTTTGTTTTCAGCAATCACCAGACCATTGATTTTGTGATTGTCCTGGTTCCTGGTTGCAGTTTTGAGGTTCAGCATGTGATTCAGCCTCTTGGAAGTGATATAATATATGTTGTAGGATTTGTTGGTTCATCTCAGTTTAATGTGTACCAAATGAATGCAAAGAATGGAGAGCTGCTGAAGCATGAAAGTGCGGCATTATCTGGTGGTTTTTCAGGGGAAGTTTCTTTAGTTTCTAGTAACACACTTGTTATGCTGGATTCCACTGGTTCAACTTTGATAACAGTGAACTTTCATAATGGAGAAATCAACTTTCAGAAAACAGACATATCAGATCTGATTAAAGAGTCCTTAGGGATGGCAACGATATTACCTTCAAAACTTGCTGGAATGTTTGCTTTGAAAACCACTACATTTATGATATTTATAAGAGTGACAGATGAAGGAAAGTTGGAGGTGGTAGATAAAATCAATCATGTAACAGCTGTTAGTGATGCTCTCTCATTCTCCGAGGGTCAACAAGCATTTGCATTGGTTGAACATTACAACAATGACATTTACCTTACAGTGAAGCTTGGGCAAGAGTGGAATAGTGATTTGCTTAAGGAAAGCATTAAATTGGACGACCAAAGAGGTTTGGTCCATAAGGTTTTCATAAACAATTATATCCGGACAGATAGGTCTCATGGGTTTAGGGCTTTGATTGTCATGGAAGATCATTCACTTTTACTGCTACAACAAGGTGAGATTGTCTGGTGTAGGGAGGATGGCCTTGCCTCTGTTATAGATGCAACAACATCCGAACTTCCTGTGGAAAAGGAAGGCGTATCGGTAGCAAAAGTGGAAGAGAACCTTTTCGAATGGCTCAAGGTATGATCTGAGTAACTACTAAGATGGTTTTGTGAAGAAGAAACTTGACAAATTTCCAGAAATTTAATAGTAAAACATAATATCACCCTGCTTAGGCTTGAATGAGATCAAGCAATCAAGGTTAAAGCTAGCCCCCCACTGCCGCCCCCGCGCGCGGCCCCCCTGGCCCCACCCCCCCTCCCCCTCCTTGATGATTACTTATTTTCATTTGTTGACTGGTGGGAAAATGACATACTCATAAAAAGATTGATACTGTTCTGGTTGAGTATTGGATTGCAGATAGAAAAGTCTTGATTTCTGTTTCTTTCAAATGAATTATTCATTTTTTACTGCATTTTctcaaatatttctttatttctataTGCACATGGGATGCTTTATCATAATTGCAACTATCATTATTCAAAAGCAATGCTCTTCAGTGTCTCTTCCTGCGGGTGTTCTCTGTGTGTCCAACGAAGACTTGATCAGAGAGTAGAGTTTTTCCATGCAACCtggttttatatttaattagaaGACCTACCATATAGTTTTTGGTTCCCCCCTTTTGCTTGACTGTAATAAGGTCATAGGTCTGTGTGGCCCTATGATGGTAATCACCAGCACAAAAGAGGAATTTTGACAATTGAACTATCAATCTCTCACATCCTGATTTAACCGGTCACATATCTTTGAAGATTAGAGTCCTTAATTCTGCGAACATCCGTCTTTGCCCCCTTATTAAGAAATGTGGATGTACATTTTGCAATGGCAGGATGTATGATTGCATGTTTGTATATCTTGTTTTATCTGATAATTCTTTTTACTACTGTGTtcattgtttattttgatgataaatTTCATTGATTGTCTCTTCTCTGATACTTGAATTTTTGACACATGATGTTTTATTGTTGTAAGGGACATATTCTGAAGATTAAGGGCACCTTAATGCTTGCAAGCCCTGAGGAGGTTGTGAACATACAAGCCATGAGGTTGAAAAGCTCTGAGAAGAGCAAAATGACCCGAGACCATAATGGGTTCCGGAAGCTGCTAATTGTGCTTACTAAATCTGGGAAGGTTTTTGCCTTGCATACTGGAGATGGACGGATTGTGTGGTCTCTCTTGTTAAATTCTCTGCGTAAATCAGAAACATGTGAAAACCCAACTGGGCTTAATTTGTATCAGTGGCGGGTTCCTCATCACCATGCGATGGATGAGAATCCATCTGTTCTGGTAGTTGGCAGGTGTAGATCAAATTCAGATGCACCTGGTGTACTTTCTTTTGTTGATACTTACACGGGGAAGGAGCTTGGTTCTTCCAGTCTTGTTCATTCTGTTGTCCAAGTGATTTTGCTTCCATTTACAGATTCAAATGAACAACGGCTACATCTGCTAATAGATGCTAAACAACGAGCACATTTATACCCAAAAAACCCTGAGGCTGTTGGTATTTTTCAGCGTGAGTTTTCTAACATTTACTGGTACTCAGTTGAGGCTGATGATGGCATTATTAAAGGACAtgtgttgaaggacaattgcaTTGGCGAAGTATCAGATGAATATTGCTTTGAAACCAAGGAGATATGGTCGATTGTATTTCCCTTGGAGTCAGAAAAGATCATCACAACTGTGACAAGAAAGTTGAATGAGGTATTGCTTTTTTCCCTTTGAAATGTTGGCAGTTAATTTACTGCCACTTCATTCTTTGTTTTAAAAATTCTTGTTGCTTGGTTAATCGATTTTGCAGAATTGCAGTTCTTAATTCATTAACAACTTTCATAATTGGCGCTTAATAAATTTGTGTTGTTTAATTAGGTCAGACAGACAAATAGGCATATTTTCTGAATTTGTATTGGAGTGGCATTTGATATATGGATTTTGACtactagtaaaaaaaaaaaaaatagtgatttTCCTGTCTACCTCTCATTAACTCAATATTAGAATGTGATATTAATTTGTAACTTTGTATATTTTCAACGCTATCAATTGTAAATAGAGAGAAAgatatcaattttttttctaGAAAATAATGAGGGTACAGAAaggaaaaatggaattaaaagtgAGAGTTGGCATAacatgaattatgttttattaaaCTCTGTAAAAATGGAAGGTGACAACCTTTTTGGGCATAGGGAGTATTATTCCTCTTACATACTTGCTGGTGCAAAAAAGAGGGTGTCTTCTTCCTTAGTGTAATATCATTATttcttctgtaaaatgagtgttTCTTGTACATGTTTGAACAGTAGAACAATCATTTAAATATATCCCCACCCGATTTTTACCTTCCAGTTTATGGGCAATGATTTTGTATTGTGGCAGGCATTGTAGCAAGTGTGCTACCTGGATTAATATGTGATGTGCTTTATGATTGTTGCTTCCTGCATCTATCTATCTCCATAGGATTGCTTACCAAATGCTTTGCTACTGTACGTTTTAATTCTAAAAGTTGCTGTTTCATTTGTTCTCCAGGTGGTTCATACTCAGGCAAAGGTTATAGCAGACCAAGATGTGATGTATAAATATATATCAAAAAATTTACTTTTCGTGGTGACTGTTGCACCAAAGGCCACTGGAGGTATTGGATCAGCTACTCCAGAGGAATCATGGTTGGTTGCTTATCTTATCGATTCAGTAACTGGTCGTATATTGCATCGCATGACTCATCATGGCTCACATGGTCCTGTCCATGCGGTaagtttcttttgtttttctctgTTTTGAATAAAGTTATATTTACTCACGCATGTTCACATTCTGCAGGTTTTTAGTGAAAACTGGGTTGTCTACCACTACTTTAATCTTAGAGCACACAGATATGAGATGTCAGTCATTGAAATTTTTGACCAGTCTCGAGCTGTAAGCATATGATCTAGGAATACTTTGTGC belongs to Hevea brasiliensis isolate MT/VB/25A 57/8 chromosome 4, ASM3005281v1, whole genome shotgun sequence and includes:
- the LOC110667937 gene encoding uncharacterized protein LOC110667937; amino-acid sequence: MAIRVFLISLLFLSTTITTFSLYEDQVGLMDWHQQYIGKVKDAVFHTQKTGRKRVVVSTEENVIASLDLRHGEIFWRHVLGSNDAIDRIDIALGKYVITLSSEGSILRAWNLPDGQMVWESFLKGPNHSKSLLLVPTSLKVDKDNVIIVFGKGGLHAVSSIHGEILWQKDFAAESFEVQHVIQPLGSDIIYVVGFVGSSQFNVYQMNAKNGELLKHESAALSGGFSGEVSLVSSNTLVMLDSTGSTLITVNFHNGEINFQKTDISDLIKESLGMATILPSKLAGMFALKTTTFMIFIRVTDEGKLEVVDKINHVTAVSDALSFSEGQQAFALVEHYNNDIYLTVKLGQEWNSDLLKESIKLDDQRGLVHKVFINNYIRTDRSHGFRALIVMEDHSLLLLQQGEIVWCREDGLASVIDATTSELPVEKEGVSVAKVEENLFEWLKGHILKIKGTLMLASPEEVVNIQAMRLKSSEKSKMTRDHNGFRKLLIVLTKSGKVFALHTGDGRIVWSLLLNSLRKSETCENPTGLNLYQWRVPHHHAMDENPSVLVVGRCRSNSDAPGVLSFVDTYTGKELGSSSLVHSVVQVILLPFTDSNEQRLHLLIDAKQRAHLYPKNPEAVGIFQREFSNIYWYSVEADDGIIKGHVLKDNCIGEVSDEYCFETKEIWSIVFPLESEKIITTVTRKLNEVVHTQAKVIADQDVMYKYISKNLLFVVTVAPKATGGIGSATPEESWLVAYLIDSVTGRILHRMTHHGSHGPVHAVFSENWVVYHYFNLRAHRYEMSVIEIFDQSRADNKDVWKLVLGKHNLTSPISSYSRLEVITKSQSYFFTHSVKAIAVTSTAKGITSKQLLIGTVGDQVLALDKRFLDPRRSINPTQAEKEEGMIPLTDSLPIIPQSYVTHSLKVEGLRGIVTVPAKLESTALVFVYGVDLFFTRLAPSRTYDSLTEDFSYALLLMTIVALVVAIFVTWILSEKKELRDKWR